A window of Blautia argi genomic DNA:
TGTGTGGATAGATTCTTTAATTCCCACCTCTGCCTCTTCATAACGATTCTGACGTGTGTAAGAGTCAATGGTTGTAGGAAGTAAATCTGCCTCCCCTTTATCCTGCAGATACTGCAGAAGCTTAATGTGTTCGTCAATTAATGCTACACCTGCTCTTGGCTGAATCAGTGTTTTCCTCTCTTTTTTTGCTGCAGACAGCTTTCTGGAAAAACTCTTTGTTTCCGGCATACTTTTGTGATACTCAATGGCTTCATCAAAGTCTACGTCTTTACCGGTTGGCCACTGTTCCAGAATTTCTTTTCGGATACCGTAAAACTCATCGTCCGATAATTTTTTATTCCTTATGTCCATAATAAGCAATCTCCTTCTTCATAATTTCCAGCGCCGCTGTGGGATAATGCTGGGAAAGCAGTCCCATTGCCGCCAGAATATATTTTCTATCCACCAGGATTTCCGCATGCTCCGGGCGCAAAGAGCCGGGAGTGCTTTCATCATACAGAGCGAATTTGGCAATTTCCTCTGTATGCTTTGCATGTATCAAAGCCCCGCCTGTGACAATAACATATTTTACCCGCCGCAAATCCTTGCCGCTTTGTACATAAGTCAGACCGCAGGGGGTATACACCTGTTCCAGAGAACCTGCGTGACGTGTAACGGCTGTTTCCACAGCAGCACAGGCCAGCGCATAGTCGATGTGTTCCATTTCTTCATTATCCGGGATATAGTCTGTGTGACTTCCCAGATATTCCACCAGCCCCGCAATTTTCTGGCGGTTAATACCGGATATTTTAGACAGCTTCCGGTCGCCTGCTGCCTCCAGAATCCCCTGAACGCTGTAGCGCATGCCGATATCGCCTTCCACACTGCGTTTTGCATAGGGTTCCTGCAGTCCCTTCATCACCGTTGCCGCATTGGCAGGATTTCCGTCTGCAATAGAATAGATGTCCGTGGTAGCGCCGCCTAAATCCACGCCTACCAGTTCCCCAATGCCTCTGGCATCTTCCCAGCCGTCAGATAAAAGCTCCATGGCTGCTAACATAGCTGAAGGGGTTGGCATAATAATACCGGAAACCAAATCCGATGCCTCGGAAAGTCCTTTCCCCTGCACAATTCTCTTTAAAAAAACTTCCCGTATCTGCTTCTGGGTCGGCTCAATGTTTAATTCTCCAAGCCTTGGCATTACATTATCACAAATATAGGTTGTTCTTCCTTCCAGAATTTCCTGACACTCATCTGCTGCACAGCGGTTTCCTGCAATGACAATAGGACAGTCATAGCTTAAATCCGCCAGCATCTTGGCATTGTAGAGAATACACTCTGTATTCCCTCCGTCCGTCCCTCCGGTAAGCAGGATAATATCCGGGTGATAGGTTTCAATTTCCCGCATATCTCCTTTTGTCAGGTTAAAGGAATATGTTTTCCACACCTTTGCTCCGGCTCCGAGAGAAGCTTCTCTTGACGCTTTGGCGGTCAACTCCGGCACCAGACCTATGGAAATCATTTTCAGACCTCCGGCTGCGCTTGAACAGGCATAGCGTTCTGAAAATTCCAGAGGGCCTGTGGTCTTTTCCAGTATTTTCAGCGCCTCGTGAAGCCCGTTATTAATATCTGTTTCTACGGTGGTATAGGCTGCCGCTGTTCCCAAAATCTCACAGTTTTCCACATCTACAGCCGTTACCTTGGTGTTTGTGCTGCCAAAGTCCACCAGTAAAATTGGTTTCATCTCATTTCACCACCTTACTGATCAGTCCTCTGTCTTTGGTGCTTCCATACCAAAATCTTCGTATAAAGCCGCGATGGTTGTTTCCGGCGCTGTACCGGGACCGAATACACGGTCAAATCCCATGGCTTTAAAACGTTTTTCCACTTCGTTAAATGGCTGCTTTCCTACTACAATATTTCCGCCTACATATAAAAGAATATCTTTTAATCCGGCTTCGTTGCATTTATCTCTCAGACCACGGCAGTCCAGCTCTCCGTGACCGTAAAGAGAGGATACCATAATAGCGTCTGCCCCTGTTTCAATAGCAGCAGAAATATATTCCTCCTGAGATACCATAACTCCAAGGTTTGTCACATCAAAACCAGCGTCCTCAAAAGCATGCTGGAGAATGCTGATTCCCACGGCATGTACATCAGCGCCGATTACACCAATGACTAATTTTTTCTTATCCACTGTAAACCGCTCCCTTCTGTTTTTCCTACCTATTTCACATTTTTAATTGTATCCAGTAAAGTTCCATCGCGGTACAGTACGTTTGCTACAACTCGTTCTCCCATTTCCACCCGTTTGGGGACACCCGCAATGTCCTCTGCAATCTGTTTTAATTCTTCTATTTCTTTTACCGGAAGTCCGGCTTTTACTAATTTTTCCTTTAATTCCTTTTGTTTCGGATTTACGGCGATTCCTCTCTGTGTTACCACCACATCAACGGTTTCCCCAGGTGTGGATTTACACAGCACCTGGTCTACAATCAGAGGAAGTCTTGCCCTGATAAGGGGAGCTACAATAATTGCCAGTTTTGCCCCTGCGGCTGTATCGCAGTGTCCCCCGGAACCTCCCATAATGTATCCGTTGGAATCTGTATGTACATTGACATTAAAGTTTACGTCCACCTGTGTAGCGCCCAGAATCACCACGTCCAGACTATCTACTGCTGCGCTTTTTGCAGCCGGAGAAGCATAGCGCATAGCTGAAATTTCCTGATGCTTCGGATTTTCCCGGATAGAAGCAATCGCTTTTAAATCAAAGCACTGCACGTCCAGAATGGTATCAAAGTATCCCTTGTCTGCCATGTCTACCATGTATCCTGTAATACCGCCCATACAGAAGCTGCCCTTAATATGCTCTTTTTCCATCATTTCTTCCACATATTTTGCCACAGCCAGGGAAGCGCCTCCGGCACCGGTCTGGAAGGAAAAACCATCCTTTAAGTAACCAGAATGCTTAACTACCTGTGCTGCCAGCCCTGCAATGCGAAGCCCTACCGGATCACGGGTAATCTTGGTTGTTCCTGACACAATACGCGCCGGATCTCCAATCTGCTCCACCTGCACTACATAATCCACATATCCTTCGTTGATAGAGGTATCCTTTAAGGGATATGGAACCAGGTTATCGGTAATTACCACAACCTTACCGGCATGTATGGCATCCGAAAAAGCATATCCCAGAGAGCCACAGGCAGAAGGACCATATTTGCCGCTACAGTTTCCCATATTGTCTGCACAAGGCGCAGCCAGAAAGGCAATGTCGATTTTAGAGGAACCGTTTTCCATATCTCCGGCTCTTCCACCGTGACTTCTGAAAATCACCGGTTTTTCCAAAATCCCCTGGGAAATGGCTTTTCCCACCTTTGCTCCCATGTAATTACATTCCAATCCTGTGACTACGCCGTTTTTAATATGGTCGATAATAGGCTCGTGAATATCGAAAATGGAACTGGCATTTACGGTTAAATCCCGGATTCCCATACGGGCTGCTTCCTCCAATACCATGTTTAGTACATAGTCGCCGTTTCTCATATGATGATGAAAAGAGATGGTCATTCCGGATTTTAATCCTGTTTTTTCAATGGCCTCTTTTATGGATTCGATTAATTTGCTCATCTGCACGCACCTCCGTAAATCGCTTCTTCCATTTCCAGTACCTGTCTGGCACGTTTTACAATAGGTGCGTCAATCATCTTGCCTCTTAAAGAAATAACGCCTTTGCCCTGACGCTTGCCTTCTTCAATGGCCTCCATAACATCATGGGCATACTCGATTTCGCTTTCTGTGGGAGAAAAGACTGCATTTACAATGTCCACATGTCTTGGGGAAATGACTGCTTTTCCTGCAAAGCCCAGACTCTTGGCAAACTCTGTATCCTTTTCCAGACCTTCCATATCCTCCACATCTGTAAACGGCGTATCATATGCCTCGATTCCGCAGGCTCTTGCCGCACACACCAGACGGGTTCTGGCATAGAAAATTTCCTTGCCCTCTTTGGTACGTTTGCAGTGCATGTCTGCGGTAAAATCCTCTCCGCCTAAAAACAAACCAATGACCCGTTTGTCTGCACTGGCAATATCAAAGGCTTTCTCCACACCCAAAGCGGTTTCGATCAGCGGCAGAATTTTTACCGCACCTTCTTCTACGCCTGCTTCCTTTTCCACTTCTGTGATATAATCTGCCACCTGACGAATCATCTCGCCTCCGCTTACCTTGGTTGGCATAATCACATCCGGCTTCAGAGGAATGATGGCTTTTAAGTCCTCCTTCCAGAACTCTGTGTCTGTAGGATTGATACGAACCACAACCTCACAGGCTGGAAAAGACTGATATTTCAGCGCATTTCTTACCAAAATTCTAGCTGCGTCCTTCTCGTCCGGAGATACTGCGTCCTCCAAATCAAAAATAATAGTATCTGCTCCCAGAGTATCCCCGTTTATCAGCATATTGGGAGTGTTTCCCGGTAAAAACAGCATGGTTCTCCTCATTTTGCTTCCACTCCCCCTCTTTTCAGTGCAGTTTCCATTCGTGCGCGTATTACGCAGTCTAAGGCACCTTTGTCTTTAATAAAGATTTTTCCTGTGGATACGTCAAATTCCTTTAAGGTATCCAGCACGGCAGCCCGAATGGAATCCATATATTGATTCGCAACAACGGAGTCAATCTCCAGGGTCAGTTCCTTTTCGTCTGGCTCAATCTGAATAAACAAATCACTGGATTCCAGGGTTCCTGCTACTGCATTTTTTAAAATCTTCACAGGCCTTCTCCTTTCATCGTCTTCCTTCTTTTGCTTTACTCTGTTACACTTTTGGAAACCCCTGCCTGTGCCAGAATTTTCTGTTCAAAGGCAACGGCTTTTTTCTCCAATACAGCAACCTCTTCAGAAGTTGCCTTTACAAATTCTTCGTCCTTAATGGATTCCAGATTGATTTTTACATTAAACAATGCACCCAATACAGCAGTTCTCGCCATCATAGTAGCAACCAGTGCATCTGTTACCGCAGTTTTATTTCCCTTTGTCACCATAACCTCTGCAAAAGGAAGTACCTCATATGCTGCTTTTGCCACAGATAAAGGCACTGCCACTGCCGCCTTTAAGCCATTCTGCATAGCGGCTGTACGGGCTGCCTTTTCCTCCTCTGTTTCCTTCGGAAGAGTCAGAGCCTGCATATATAAATCAAAGGATTCACTATCTCTTTTGATATCATCTAAAAGCTGCTCGCAGATTTTATGCATAGGTTCTACAGCTGCCTTCATCTCTTCTTCCACTTCTGCATATTTTTTCTTGCCAATAGTCAGTCCTGCCACCATTTCTGTAAGAGCTGCTGCTAAAGCGCCAGCGAGGGCGGAAATACTTCCGCCCCCAGGTACTGGTTCATTAGAGGCTGTCTGCATGGCGAATTCTTTAATTGTCATATTTTTCATGGCATATACCTCTTATATCATTTTAAATTACAGTCTTGTTTCAAGCACCTGTTTCGGGTCAAAGCCTTCAAATCCCAGGTAATACTCTGCACAGTCTACGATTGCCTGCAGAGGAATCAGACCAACAACTTCACTGCCAAGTACATTTACGCCGTAACGTCTTGCTTCCATGCGAACCGTTTCAAATACAGTGTAAACAGATGTTTTTGTGTAGTCTGTCAGGTTCATGGATACCTGTGCAATGTTTCTGTCTTCCAGCATAACGCCCATTGCCTTGCAGTAACGGAAGCCGCCTTTTACATGACGGATTTTATCTGCAATTTTCTGAGCGATTTCCACGTTTGAAGTATCCAGGTTAATGTTGTAAGCAATCAGCGGCATTCTGGCGCCGATAGCTGTTACTCCGCCTGTAGGGTGAATGGTGTTTGGACCAAAGTCCGGTTTCCATTTTTCCTGATCTTTCATTTTTTCTGCCATACCTTCAAACTGTCCCTGACGAACCTTTGCAAGGTTTTCTCTGTGGGGTGCAGTTGCAGATTTTTCATATAAGAAGAATGGCTGACCGAATTTCTCAGAAGCTTCTTTTGCAACCTCTTTTGCAAGAGCATCTGCTTCTTCTACGGTTGTGTTACGAATAGGAATGAAAGGAACAACGTCAACACAGCCCATGCGTGGGTGCTGTCCCTGATGTTTTGTCATATCAATGAGTTCCACTGCTTTGCCGATAGCAGCTACCATAGCGTCCTTTAACGGAGCCGGTTCACCGATAACCGTCACAACACTTCTGTTGTGGTCTTCATCAGAGCTGTAGTCCAGCAATTTTACGCCTTCCACATTGCGGAAGCAGTCAACAATTTTTTCGATTTTTTCTTTATCTCTACCTTCACTGAAGTTAGGTACACATTCAATAATCTTGTTCATGATGTTATTCTCCTTATTTCCATTCTTTGTGGTATACGGTTTCCCCTTTTTTGATAACAGTTTCTACCAGATTAATGCCTGTATGATACGGCATAAAGTGAATAGAAGGGAATTTCAGAATCACAAGGTCTGCCTGTTTTCCGGGTTCCAGGCTTCCCACAGTATCCGCTCTGTCTACGGCTGCCGCTCCATTGATGGTCAGCGCTGTAATGACCTCCTCAATGGACATGTTCATATAAATACAGCCAAGAGCTACCAGAAGCGGTATGGAATTAGTAAAGCAGCTTCCCGGATTCAAATCAGAAGCAAGCGCCACAGCACAGCCCTCATCAATCATTTTTCTTCCAGGTGCATATTCCTCTTTTAAAGAAAATGCAGTCGCAGGAAGCAGGGTACTGATCACACCGGCATCTCGCATCTGACGGATTCCCTCATCAGAAGCCTTGAGCAAATGGTCTGCAGACACAGCCCCCACTCTGGAAGCCAGCTCTGCACCACCTAACTGATAAATCTCATCTGCATGGATTTTTAACTTAAATCCCATTTTCTTTGCTTCTGTGAGATAATACTCGGAATCTTCTATATTAAATACATTCTTTTCTGTAAAGATGTCAGCAAACTCTGCCAGGTTTTCTTCTTTTACTTTAGGCATAACCACCTGAAGCTGCTCTTCCAGGAACTCTCTTTCCCTGCCTTTCCACTGAGGAAGAACACTGTGAGGTCCTAGGAAGGTTCTGACAATATCCACCGGGTGGGTTTCGTCCAGCTTTTTCATGACACGAAGCTGTTTCAGCTCTGTGTCACAATCCATGCCATAACCGCTCTTGCCTTCCACTGTGGTAACACCAAACTCCAGCATGCGGTTTAAACGTTCTTCTCCGGCTTCTATCAGTTCCTCTTCGGTTGCCTCTCTGGTAGGAACGACGGTGGCATTAATGCCGCCGCCCCGTTCCATAATGGACATATAACTGTCGCCCTTTAACCTCCAGGAAAATTCATCTGCACGGTATCCGCCGAAAATAAAGTGTGTATGAGAATCCACGAACCCCGGCATAACGGTTTTCCCTGTGGCGTCTATGACTTCATATTCTTCAAAGTCCACCTGTTTGTCCAGTTCCTCTGTGGTTCCTGTGGCAACGATTTTGTCATCATGGATAATCACTGCACCGTCTTTAATCAGACCGATGTCAGACATTTCTTTTCCATGCTTTGGCGCACTGCCCTTACAGGTAACCAGTTCAGAAGCGTGACGTATATATCTTTTTTTCATGTTCAATTTCCTCACAACTGTTTGCAGCAGATTTTAGTGATGTGTGTGATGATGAGGCTCTACAACCACATCTTTACATACTCTCTCAATTAATTCATCGCTTGCCAGATAAGGCATGGTGATATAATCCTCGCCGTTTCTGATTTTGTTGTATTCTGCAACTGTTTCAATAGAATGTTCACATCTGCCCCAGCTTCTTCTGGAAACGCCAATCATAGTATCCCATGGAATGGCTGCTCTTAAGATTTCGTCCACTCTTTCGCTGCCGTCCAGAACCATACCGAATCCGCCGTTGATAGATTTGCTGATACCAACGCCGCCGCCGTTGTGCAGAGCTACAAGGCTCATACCTCTTGCCGCATTACCTGCGTAGCAGTGAACAGCCATATCTGCTGTAATATTGGAACCATCGTAAATGTTTGATGTTTCTCTGTATGGAGAATCTGTTCCGCCTGTGTCATGGTGGTCACGTCCCAGCATAACCGGTCCGATTTCTCCGTTTCTTACCATTTCATTGAATTTCAGAGCAATATCTCTTCTTCCCAGAGCGTCCTGATACAGAATACGGCACTGTGTACCAACAACCAGTTTGTTCTTTTCTGCATCACGAATCCAGATGTAGTTATCTCTATCCTGGCTTCTTCTGTTCGGATCAATGATTTCCATTGCCGCATGGTCTGTCTTTCTCAAATCTTCCGGTTTGCCGGACAGGCAGCACCATCTGAATGGTCCGTATCCGTAATCAAACAACTCCGGTCCTAAAATATCTTCTACATAAGATGGGAAGATAAAGCCTTCGCTGGTGTCTTCGCCGTTCTTTGCAATGTCTTTTGCGCCTGCATCAAAAACAGCTTTCATAAATGCGTTACCATAATCAAAGAAGTAAGCGCCTCTTTCTACCAGAGTCTTAATCAGATGATAATGTTTAATCAGGGACTGGTCTACCAGTTCACAGAATTTTTCTTTATCATTTGCCAGCATCTCTGTTCTCTCTTCAAAAGTCAGACCCTGTGGGCAGTAACCTCCGTCGTATGGAACGTGGCAGGAAGTCTGGTCAGATAAGAGTTCAATCTTAATATTGTTGTCAACTGCATACTGCAGAAGGTCTACGATATTTCCGTGGAATGCAATGGAGATAGTTTCTTTCTTATCCATGTATTCCTGTGCTACACGGAATGCTTCCGCTGCATCTTCAATTACCAGACTTACCCAACCCTGGCTGTGGCGTGTTTCAATTCTGGAGTAGTCAACTTCTGCTACAATACCAACACCGCCTGCGATTTCAATGGCTTTTGGCTGAGCTCCGCTCATTCCGCCAAGACCACTTGTCACAAATAAGTGACCTGCTAAATCGCCGTCCTGGGGAACACCTAAGAATTTACGTCCTGCGTTCAAGATGGTATTGAAGGTACCGTGAACAATACCCTGCGGTCCAATGTACATCCAGCCGCCTGCTGTCATCTGTCCATAAGAAGAGCAGCCCATAGCAGTTGCTTTTGCCCAGTCTTCCGGATTATCAAACATACCTACCATAAGTCCGTTTGTTACAATAACTCTTGGGCTGGATTCATGAGATTTAAAAAGCCCCATTGGGTGTCCGCTCATCATAAC
This region includes:
- the glmL gene encoding methylaspartate mutase accessory protein GlmL — protein: MKPILLVDFGSTNTKVTAVDVENCEILGTAAAYTTVETDINNGLHEALKILEKTTGPLEFSERYACSSAAGGLKMISIGLVPELTAKASREASLGAGAKVWKTYSFNLTKGDMREIETYHPDIILLTGGTDGGNTECILYNAKMLADLSYDCPIVIAGNRCAADECQEILEGRTTYICDNVMPRLGELNIEPTQKQIREVFLKRIVQGKGLSEASDLVSGIIMPTPSAMLAAMELLSDGWEDARGIGELVGVDLGGATTDIYSIADGNPANAATVMKGLQEPYAKRSVEGDIGMRYSVQGILEAAGDRKLSKISGINRQKIAGLVEYLGSHTDYIPDNEEMEHIDYALACAAVETAVTRHAGSLEQVYTPCGLTYVQSGKDLRRVKYVIVTGGALIHAKHTEEIAKFALYDESTPGSLRPEHAEILVDRKYILAAMGLLSQHYPTAALEIMKKEIAYYGHKE
- a CDS encoding HpcH/HpaI aldolase/citrate lyase family protein; translated protein: MLFLPGNTPNMLINGDTLGADTIIFDLEDAVSPDEKDAARILVRNALKYQSFPACEVVVRINPTDTEFWKEDLKAIIPLKPDVIMPTKVSGGEMIRQVADYITEVEKEAGVEEGAVKILPLIETALGVEKAFDIASADKRVIGLFLGGEDFTADMHCKRTKEGKEIFYARTRLVCAARACGIEAYDTPFTDVEDMEGLEKDTEFAKSLGFAGKAVISPRHVDIVNAVFSPTESEIEYAHDVMEAIEEGKRQGKGVISLRGKMIDAPIVKRARQVLEMEEAIYGGACR
- the citF gene encoding citrate lyase subunit alpha; amino-acid sequence: MSKLIESIKEAIEKTGLKSGMTISFHHHMRNGDYVLNMVLEEAARMGIRDLTVNASSIFDIHEPIIDHIKNGVVTGLECNYMGAKVGKAISQGILEKPVIFRSHGGRAGDMENGSSKIDIAFLAAPCADNMGNCSGKYGPSACGSLGYAFSDAIHAGKVVVITDNLVPYPLKDTSINEGYVDYVVQVEQIGDPARIVSGTTKITRDPVGLRIAGLAAQVVKHSGYLKDGFSFQTGAGGASLAVAKYVEEMMEKEHIKGSFCMGGITGYMVDMADKGYFDTILDVQCFDLKAIASIRENPKHQEISAMRYASPAAKSAAVDSLDVVILGATQVDVNFNVNVHTDSNGYIMGGSGGHCDTAAGAKLAIIVAPLIRARLPLIVDQVLCKSTPGETVDVVVTQRGIAVNPKQKELKEKLVKAGLPVKEIEELKQIAEDIAGVPKRVEMGERVVANVLYRDGTLLDTIKNVK
- the ftcD gene encoding glutamate formimidoyltransferase; its protein translation is MNKIIECVPNFSEGRDKEKIEKIVDCFRNVEGVKLLDYSSDEDHNRSVVTVIGEPAPLKDAMVAAIGKAVELIDMTKHQGQHPRMGCVDVVPFIPIRNTTVEEADALAKEVAKEASEKFGQPFFLYEKSATAPHRENLAKVRQGQFEGMAEKMKDQEKWKPDFGPNTIHPTGGVTAIGARMPLIAYNINLDTSNVEIAQKIADKIRHVKGGFRYCKAMGVMLEDRNIAQVSMNLTDYTKTSVYTVFETVRMEARRYGVNVLGSEVVGLIPLQAIVDCAEYYLGFEGFDPKQVLETRL
- the hutI gene encoding imidazolonepropionase — protein: MKKRYIRHASELVTCKGSAPKHGKEMSDIGLIKDGAVIIHDDKIVATGTTEELDKQVDFEEYEVIDATGKTVMPGFVDSHTHFIFGGYRADEFSWRLKGDSYMSIMERGGGINATVVPTREATEEELIEAGEERLNRMLEFGVTTVEGKSGYGMDCDTELKQLRVMKKLDETHPVDIVRTFLGPHSVLPQWKGREREFLEEQLQVVMPKVKEENLAEFADIFTEKNVFNIEDSEYYLTEAKKMGFKLKIHADEIYQLGGAELASRVGAVSADHLLKASDEGIRQMRDAGVISTLLPATAFSLKEEYAPGRKMIDEGCAVALASDLNPGSCFTNSIPLLVALGCIYMNMSIEEVITALTINGAAAVDRADTVGSLEPGKQADLVILKFPSIHFMPYHTGINLVETVIKKGETVYHKEWK
- the glmS gene encoding methylaspartate mutase subunit S, which codes for MDKKKLVIGVIGADVHAVGISILQHAFEDAGFDVTNLGVMVSQEEYISAAIETGADAIMVSSLYGHGELDCRGLRDKCNEAGLKDILLYVGGNIVVGKQPFNEVEKRFKAMGFDRVFGPGTAPETTIAALYEDFGMEAPKTED
- a CDS encoding urocanate hydratase, producing the protein MNNADIGNAMVIKLDPVLPEYPTFKDGVRRAPMRELTLNKREIKLAVANALRYVPEELHEQLAPEFLDELLTHGRIYGYRFMPKERIYGKPIDEYKGECVEGKAFQVMIDNNLDHDVALYPYELVTYGETGQVCQNWMQYQLIKKYLEKLTHHHTLVMMSGHPMGLFKSHESSPRVIVTNGLMVGMFDNPEDWAKATAMGCSSYGQMTAGGWMYIGPQGIVHGTFNTILNAGRKFLGVPQDGDLAGHLFVTSGLGGMSGAQPKAIEIAGGVGIVAEVDYSRIETRHSQGWVSLVIEDAAEAFRVAQEYMDKKETISIAFHGNIVDLLQYAVDNNIKIELLSDQTSCHVPYDGGYCPQGLTFEERTEMLANDKEKFCELVDQSLIKHYHLIKTLVERGAYFFDYGNAFMKAVFDAGAKDIAKNGEDTSEGFIFPSYVEDILGPELFDYGYGPFRWCCLSGKPEDLRKTDHAAMEIIDPNRRSQDRDNYIWIRDAEKNKLVVGTQCRILYQDALGRRDIALKFNEMVRNGEIGPVMLGRDHHDTGGTDSPYRETSNIYDGSNITADMAVHCYAGNAARGMSLVALHNGGGVGISKSINGGFGMVLDGSERVDEILRAAIPWDTMIGVSRRSWGRCEHSIETVAEYNKIRNGEDYITMPYLASDELIERVCKDVVVEPHHHTHH
- the citD gene encoding citrate lyase acyl carrier protein gives rise to the protein MKILKNAVAGTLESSDLFIQIEPDEKELTLEIDSVVANQYMDSIRAAVLDTLKEFDVSTGKIFIKDKGALDCVIRARMETALKRGGVEAK
- a CDS encoding cyclodeaminase/cyclohydrolase family protein, giving the protein MKNMTIKEFAMQTASNEPVPGGGSISALAGALAAALTEMVAGLTIGKKKYAEVEEEMKAAVEPMHKICEQLLDDIKRDSESFDLYMQALTLPKETEEEKAARTAAMQNGLKAAVAVPLSVAKAAYEVLPFAEVMVTKGNKTAVTDALVATMMARTAVLGALFNVKINLESIKDEEFVKATSEEVAVLEKKAVAFEQKILAQAGVSKSVTE